The Desulfovibrio legallii genome window below encodes:
- the phnL gene encoding phosphonate C-P lyase system protein PhnL has protein sequence MLTVRELAKNFTLHAQGGVHIAAFSGLNLEAYAGRCLVLHGPSGAGKSTLMRCLYANYKACSGSILVRHRNGFVDMVTARPRAVLDVRRETMGYVSQFLRVIPRVSTLDIVAGQCTAHGEERSAAREKAAVLLDRLHIPQRLWNLAPATFSGGEQQRVNIARGFIRHSPVLLLDEPTASLDAANKRTVVTLIAEAKARGSAVIGIFHDDEVREAVADAVFHLQPGRNHAS, from the coding sequence ACCCTGCATGCCCAGGGCGGCGTGCACATCGCGGCTTTCAGCGGTCTGAATCTTGAAGCGTACGCGGGCCGCTGCCTTGTGCTGCACGGCCCTTCCGGAGCGGGTAAATCCACCCTGATGCGCTGCCTGTACGCCAATTACAAAGCCTGCTCAGGCAGTATTCTTGTACGCCACCGCAACGGCTTTGTGGACATGGTCACTGCCCGGCCCCGCGCCGTGCTTGATGTGCGGCGTGAAACCATGGGGTATGTGAGCCAGTTTTTGCGGGTCATCCCCCGCGTGAGCACGCTGGACATTGTGGCAGGGCAGTGTACGGCCCACGGCGAAGAGCGCAGCGCCGCGCGGGAAAAAGCCGCCGTGCTGCTGGACCGCCTGCATATTCCGCAACGCCTCTGGAACCTTGCTCCGGCCACGTTTTCAGGCGGCGAACAGCAACGCGTCAACATTGCGCGCGGTTTTATCCGGCACAGCCCCGTGTTGCTGCTGGACGAACCTACCGCTTCGCTGGACGCGGCCAACAAACGCACGGTGGTCACCCTGATCGCCGAGGCCAAGGCGCGCGGCAGCGCCGTTATCGGTATTTTTCATGACGACGAAGTACGCGAAGCCGTGGCTGACGCCGTTTTTCATCTGCAACCAGGAAGAAATCATGCCTCGTGA